The Novosphingobium humi DNA window CGCTCTGGGCTTTGTGGTCGGCGATGACTGGGCCGTGACCGTGCCGGGCTGGCGCCCGGATGTGGACGGCGCGGCCGATATTGTTGAGGAAGTGGTGCGTATCCACGGCCTTGACGGGATCGAGAGCGTGCCGCTGCCGCGCGAGGATGGCGTGGCCAAGCCGACCGCGACCCCGGCGCAGAAGCTGGAACGTCGTCTGCGTCGTGCTGCTGCCGCGCGTGGCCTCAACGAGGCGATCACCTGGTCCTTCCTGCCTGAGGGCGAGGCGGAGCATTTTGCCGACGGCCCGCTCTGGCGTCTGGCCAATCCGATCAGCGAAGACCTGAAAGTCATGCGCCCCAGCCTGATTCCGGGGCTGCTCTCTGCGGCGCGGCGCAATCTGGCGCGTGGGGGCTCTTCGCTGCGTCTGTTTGAAATCGGGCGCCGCTATCTGCGCGATGCCAATGGCAAGGGTGCTGAGCGCCTGACGCTGGCCGTTGTGCTGGCGGGGGACAAGACCCTGCGCGGCTGGGCAACGGGCAAGGCGCAGGCGTTTGACGCCTTTGACGCAAAGGCCGAGGCGCTTGCGCTGCTGGCCGAGGCTGGCGCGCCGGTGGACAATCTGCAAATCATGGGCGAGGCGGGCGTTCAGTTCCACCCCGGCCAGTCGGCCACCTTGCGTCTGGGGCCGAAAAATGTGCTGGCGCGGTTTGGCATGTTGCACCCCACCACGGCCAAGGCGTTCGACCTTGATGGCCCGGTGGCGGTGGCGGAAATCTTCCTCGACGCCATTCCGGGCAAGAAGGGCGCGGCAGGCTTTGCCCGCGTCAATTATGCGCCCCCGGCCCTGCAGGCGGTGAAGCGCGACTTTGCCTTCCTCGTTCGCGCCGATTTGCCCGCGGGCGATCTGCTGCGCGCGGTGAAGGGCGCGGACAAGGGCAATATCATCGCTGCGCGCGTCTTCGACGATTTCCGGGGGCAGGGCGTGCCCGAGGGCCAGAAGTCGCTGGCCATCGAGGTCACGCTGCAGCCTGCGGAAAAGAGCTATAATGACGCCGATCTGAAAGCCATTGCCGACAAGGTGACGGCGGCGGCGGCCAAGCAGGGCGCAGTCCTGCGCGGTTGAGCGCCAAGGGGTTGAAAGAAAAGGGCGCTGCGGGCATTCTCGCAGCGCCCTTTTTGTTGGCCGGATGGGAAATGGTGTGAGCGAGGAACTGGTACGTATCGCAAGCGGCGAATGGAGCGCGCTGATCCATCCGCTGGGGGCCGAACTGCAATCGCTGCGCGATGGGGCGGGGCGGGAATATATGACCGATGCCGATCCGGCCTATTGGACCGGCCATGCGCCTTTGCTCTTTCCGATCATCGGTTCGCTGTCGGGCGATGCGTTCCGGCATGAGGGGCGCGACTATGCCCTGCCGCGCCATGGCTTTGCGCGGCGCAGCCGGTTTGCGGTTGTGGCGCAGAGCGGGGATGCGGTGACGTTCGCGCTGGAGGACAGCGAGGCGACGCGGGCGGTCTATCCTTTCGCCTTCCGGCTGGAGATGGCGTTTCGTTTGCAGGGCGCCGCGCTCCATATGGCCGCCACGGTGCATAATCGCGGCGAGGCGGTGCTGCCTTTCAGCTTCGGCTATCATCCGGCCTTCGCATGGCCTTTGCCGGACGGGGGAGAAAAGACCGCGCACCGCATCACCTTTGAAAAGGACGAACCGGGGCCGGTCCGCCGTGTCAGCAAGGCCACGGGCGAATTGCTGCCGGGCGGCGAGGCGACGCCGGTCGTGGGCCGCGAACTGGCGTTGGATGAAAACCTGTTCGAGGCCGATGCGATGGTGTGGACCGGGCTGGCCAGCCGCGCGCTGCGCTATGCCTCTGCGCAAGGCCCGGCGCTTGATATTGCCTTTCCCGACAGCCCGGACCTTGGCCTGTGGCAGGTGCCCGGCGCGCATTATATATGTATCGAGCCATGGGCGGGCCATGCCGATCCGCAGGGCTTTGATGGCGAGATCAGCGAGAAGCCGGGGATTATCCTGTTGCCGTCGGGTGAAAGTCGCAGCTTTCGCATGGATGTGAGGGTGCGCGCGGGATAGGCGCCAAGCGCGCAAGCGCGGGATAGACGAAAAGCCCGCCGCCATGTAAGCGCGCGCGCATGACTGACGCCTTTGCCACCCGCCGCACCTTTGCCATCATCTCGCACCCTGACGCGGGCAAGACCACGCTGACCGAAAAGCTGCTGCTGAACGGCGGCGCGATTCACTTGGCGGGCGAGGTGAAGGCGCGCGGGGCGGCAAGGCGTGCCCGTTCGGACTGGATGAAGATCGAGCAGCAGCGCGGGATTTCGGTGACCTCCTCGGTCATGACCTTTGCCCGCGAGTTTGAAGGGCTGGGGCATATCACCTTCAACCTGCTCGACACGCCGGGCCACGAGGATTTTTCCGAGGATACCTATCGCACGCTGACGGCGGTGGATTCGGCCATCATGGTGATTGACGCTGCCAAGGGCATCGAGCCGCAGACGCGCAAGCTGTTTGAAGTGTGCCGGATGCGCAATGTGCCGATCATCACCTTCGTCAACAAAGTGGACCGCGAGGGGCGCGAGGTGTTCGAGATCCTCGACGAGGTGGCCGATGCGCTGGCGCTGGACGTGTCGCCGCAATCGTGGCCCGTGGGCATGGGCGGCACGTTTCAGGGCATTCTTGACCTGAAAAGCGGACGCATCAGCCGCCCTGAGGGCGACAGCCGCGAATTTCTCGGCAAGGTCGATCACGAGCCGGTGCCGGAAGAATTTGCCGAGGAGATCGAACTGGGGCAGGCGGGCTATCCCGAATTTGACCTGGAGGCCTATCGCCATGGCGATCTGACGCCGGTGTTTTTCGGCTCGGCGCTGAAAAACTTTGGTGTGGCCGAATTGATCGAGGCCATCGCCCGCATCGCCCCGCCGCCGCGCCCCCAGCCCAGCGAAGCGGGCGTGATCGACCCGTCGGGCAATGAGGTGACGGGCTTCATTTTCAAGGTGCAGGCCAATATGGACCCAATGCACCGCGACCGTATCGCTTTCATGCGTCTGGTTTCAGGCACATTCAAGCGCGGGATGAAGCTGACGCCATCCGCGTTGGGCAAGCCGATTGCGGTGCATTCGCCGATCCTGTTCTTTGCCCAGGACCGCGAGATTGCCGACGAGGCCCAGCCCGGCGACATCATCGGCATTCCCAACCATGGCACTTTGCGCGTGGGCGACACGCTTTCGGAAACGAACAAGGTGCGCTTCACCGGCCTGCCCAATTTCGCGCCGGAAATCCTGCGCCGCGTGGCGCTCAAGGACCCGACCAAGACCAAGCAATTGCGCAAGGCGCTGGACGATCTTTCGGAAGAAGGCGTGATTCAGGTCTTCTATCCCGAAATCGGCAGCCAGTGGATTGTCGGCGTGGTGGGCCAGCTTCAGCTCGACGTGCTGATCAGCCGCCTTGAGGCTGAATATAAGGTGGGCGCGATGCTGGAGCCGGCGCCTTTCGACACGGCGCGCTGGGTCAAGGGTGATGCCAAGGCTTTGGCCGACTTTGCCGAATTCAACCGCGCCAATCTGGCCAAGGACCGCGATGGCGATCCGGTGTTCATGGCGCGCTCGGTCTGGGATGTCTCGTATCAGCAGGAGCGCAATCCTGAGCTGACCTTCTCGGCCACCAAGGAGCGGTAAGGGCATTACCCGCTTTTGCGGTTTCAACAGGCGCGTCGGGACAGAAATTCCGGCGCGCCTGTTTTTTGTGCGTGCGGGGCGTTGGACGGCACTTGCCTCCAAAACGCTGCCTAAATTTTGTGCAGATGCGTAGGAATCGAGCGCAGGCAAGGCCCAAATAACCGCCAGACGGCCGCCGGGCCGCAAATGAATCCCCGAAATCTCAAAAAACCCTAAATTGGCACACCCCTTGCTAGGTATGTGGCATACCGGCGCTGGGCCGGTTGGCTAATAGGGGATAGGCATGAAGTTCATCATCGCCATCATCAAGCCGTTCAAGCTCGACGAGGTGCGTGAAGCCCTCGGCGCACTTGGGGTCGCCGGTCTGACGGTGTCCGAAGTGAAGGGCTTTGGTCGGCAAAAAGGGCAAACCGAGATCTATCGCGGCGCCGAATATTCGACCAACATGCTGCCCAAGGTGAAGATCGAGATCGCCGCCAGCGACGAACTGGCGCCGCGCGTGGTCGAAACCATCCAACAGGCCGCCAGCACCGAAGCCATCGGCGATGGCAAGATCTTCGTGCTCGATCTGGCCTCGGCCGTCCGCATCCGCACCGGTGAAACCGGGGATACCGCTCTGTGAGCGGCGCTAGCCTTAGGAGTGAACCCACTATGATCCGCAAGATGATTTGCGGCGCTGGGGCTTTGGGCGCATCGCTCTTTGCCGCCACCACCGCTTTTGCGCAGGCAGCGCCGATCAAGGCGCCGACTGCCGAACAGATGGCCACCATGGTCAACAAGGGCGACAACACCTGGATGCTGATGTCCTCGGTGCTGGTGCTGCTGATGAGCATCCCTGCGCTGGCGCTGTTCTACGGCGGCCTGGTGCGCACCAAGAATATGCTCAGCGTGCTGATGCAGGTGTTCATGATCGTTTCGGTGGCGGCCCTTGTGTGGGTGTGCTGGGGCTATTCGATGGCCTTTACCGGCGGCTCGCCCTTTGTCGGCGGCTTCTCCAAGGCGTTCCTGATGGGCGTTTCGGCCAGCACCTATGCGGCCACCTTCTCGAACAACGTCTATCTGCCTGAATACACCTATGTCATCTTCCAGATGACCTTCGCCTGCATCACGCCGGCGCTGATCGTGGGTGCCTTTGCGGAACGCGTGAAGTTCACGCCGCTGATCATCTTCACGGTGCTGTGGCTGACCTTCATCTATTTCCCGATGGCCCACATGGTGTGGTATTTCGCCGGTCCCGACTTCCTGTCGGCCAACACGTCTGACGCGGGCTATCTCTATGGCCTTGGCGCTCTGGACTTTGCGGGCGGCACCGTGGTGCACATCAACGCCGGTATTGCCGGTCTCGTCGGCTGCCTCGTGATCGGCAAGCGCGTGGGCTTTGGCAAGGAAGCCACCCCGCCGCACTCGCTGACCATGACCATGATCGGCGCCTCGCTGCTGTGGGTTGGTTGGTTCGGCTTCAACGCCGGTTCGAACCTGGAAGCCAATGGTCTGGCCTCGCTGGCCTTCATCAACACCTTCGTCGCCACCGCCGCTGCCGCTGTCAGCTGGTCGCTGGTGGAACAGGTCAAGCATGGCAAGCCCTCGATGCTGGGCGCTGCTTCGGGCGCTGTGGCTGGTCTGGTGGCCATTACGCCGGCCTCGGGCTTTGCCGCTCCGATGACCTCGATCGTGCTGGGTCTGATCGTGTCGCCCATCTGCTTCTTCTTCGTCTCGACCGTGAAGAACAAGCTTAAGTATGACGACACGCTCGACGTGTTCGGCGTGCACTGCATCGGCGGTATCGTCGGCGCCATCGGCACCGGCATCGTCGCCGACCCCTCGCTGGGCGGTCAGGGCTGGGTCGACTACACCGTGTTCCCCTCGAAGGCCGGCACCTATGACATGGTTGCCCAGGTCATCACCCAGATCAAGGCTGTGGTCCTGACGCTGGTTCTCTCGGGCGGCGGTTCGGCGATCCTGTTCTTCGCTCTGGACAAGACCATCGGTCTGCGTCCCTCGGAAGAAGCCGAGCGCGAAGGCCTCGACATCACCGAGCATGGCGAGCGCGCCTACAACTACTGAGTTTCACAAGTTTGGCGGGGCTGGGGATCTCCTCCCTCTCCTCCTCCCCGGTCCCGCCTACCGATGTTCCTCCTGCGAACGACAAACTTATAAAGGGCCGGAGCCAGCCGCTCCGGCCCCTTTTTTATGCGTGGGGGCGGCGGGCATGAAAAGGCCGGAGCGGTGGGCTCCGGCCTTTTCGTATGCGATCCTGCGGGTTTAGCGGGCCTGCGCGGCCAGCATGTCCATCAGAGGGCGGACCGGGCTGACATCGTAACCGGCCGAGGCGGCCTGCGCGGTGACCTCGTCGAGATCGGCGCCGAGGCTGGCCTGCGCCAGCGACCAGAGCAGCGTCGAACGCGTACCCGAGCGGCAATAGGCCAGGATTTTGCCTTCGCCCTTGAGCGCCTCGGCCATGGCGGTCACCTGCGCCTGGCTGAAACCGGCGTGGGTGACGGGGATGGCGACATAGCCCATACCCGCGGCGGCGGCGGCCTGCGCGATGGCCTCGCCCGGCGTCTGGTCGTCGCTTTCGCCTTCGGGGCGGTTGTTGATGATGAGGGTGATGCCCTGCGCGGCGGCGGCATCGACATCGGCAAGGCTGATCTGCGGGCTGGCCCAGACACGCTGGGAAATCTGACGGAACATGATCGTCTCCTGATCCTGGCAGGCGCGAAGGCGGATGGGCCGCGCCAAAGGGCTGGATTCGCTCTGCCAAGGGGCGGGGAATCAGACAAGCGGCGATTTGCGCAAGGTGGCGCAGTTGTGGCCCTGGCGCATTATTTTCGGATATTCTTGGGGATGCGCACGAATCTATTCGCTATGAACTGGAATTTAGGATATGCCGGAGAGTGCAGAGGAGAGGGCCGCGCATTTCGCGTGGCTGCTTGCCCTGTCGTTTGGTGTGATTCGTCCTCGCGCCACGCGATTTGGATCAGGGCGAAGCGAAGGTGCTTTCGGTTTTATGGGTTTTGATAGAGGGCGTCGCGGCAGGGGCCGAGACAAGCGCGACGGGTTCGGCGAAGAAGGTTTCGATCCCTTCATGGGCGGTGGTGACCGCTTTGGTGGTGGCGACCGTTTCGGCGGCGGTGACCGCTTTGGCGGCGGCCGTGATCGCGGCGGCTTCGGCGGCGGTGATCGTGGCGGCTTCGGCGGCGGCCCGCGTGGCGGCGGCTTCGGCGGCGGCGGTGGTGGCGGCTTCGGCGGCCCGCGCGGCGGCGGCGGCGGCATGCCTGCCCAGGTTGTTGGCCAGGGCAAGGGCGTGGTGAAGTTCTTCAACGCTCAAAAGGGTTTCGGCTTCATCCAGCGTGAAGACGGCGGCGAAGATGTGTTCGTGCACATCAGCGCGGTCGAACGTGCCGGTCTTGAAGGTCTGGCCGAAGGTCAGGGTCTGGAATTCACGCTGGTGGATCGTGGCGGCAAGGTGTCGGCCAGCGATCTGTCGGTTGTGGGTGATGTGATCGCGGTCGCCAAGCGCGAACCCGCTGCTCCCCAGCGCCAGCTGACCGGTGAAAAGGCCACCGGCACGGTTAAGTTCTTCAACGCGATGAAGGGCTTCGGCTTCATCACGCGTGATGACGGCCAGCCCGATGCCTTCGTGCACATCAGCGCGGTCGAACGTTCGGGTCTTCGTGAAATCAACGAAGGCGACCGTCTGGAATTCGACATCGAAGTCGATCGACGAGGCAAGTACTCGGCGGTCAACCTCTCGCCGCGTCAGGGTTGATCCCGAACCTCTTGCCTTCAAGAGGACGCACG harbors:
- a CDS encoding aldose 1-epimerase family protein, with amino-acid sequence MSEELVRIASGEWSALIHPLGAELQSLRDGAGREYMTDADPAYWTGHAPLLFPIIGSLSGDAFRHEGRDYALPRHGFARRSRFAVVAQSGDAVTFALEDSEATRAVYPFAFRLEMAFRLQGAALHMAATVHNRGEAVLPFSFGYHPAFAWPLPDGGEKTAHRITFEKDEPGPVRRVSKATGELLPGGEATPVVGRELALDENLFEADAMVWTGLASRALRYASAQGPALDIAFPDSPDLGLWQVPGAHYICIEPWAGHADPQGFDGEISEKPGIILLPSGESRSFRMDVRVRAG
- a CDS encoding peptide chain release factor 3; the encoded protein is MTDAFATRRTFAIISHPDAGKTTLTEKLLLNGGAIHLAGEVKARGAARRARSDWMKIEQQRGISVTSSVMTFAREFEGLGHITFNLLDTPGHEDFSEDTYRTLTAVDSAIMVIDAAKGIEPQTRKLFEVCRMRNVPIITFVNKVDREGREVFEILDEVADALALDVSPQSWPVGMGGTFQGILDLKSGRISRPEGDSREFLGKVDHEPVPEEFAEEIELGQAGYPEFDLEAYRHGDLTPVFFGSALKNFGVAELIEAIARIAPPPRPQPSEAGVIDPSGNEVTGFIFKVQANMDPMHRDRIAFMRLVSGTFKRGMKLTPSALGKPIAVHSPILFFAQDREIADEAQPGDIIGIPNHGTLRVGDTLSETNKVRFTGLPNFAPEILRRVALKDPTKTKQLRKALDDLSEEGVIQVFYPEIGSQWIVGVVGQLQLDVLISRLEAEYKVGAMLEPAPFDTARWVKGDAKALADFAEFNRANLAKDRDGDPVFMARSVWDVSYQQERNPELTFSATKER
- a CDS encoding P-II family nitrogen regulator, which produces MKFIIAIIKPFKLDEVREALGALGVAGLTVSEVKGFGRQKGQTEIYRGAEYSTNMLPKVKIEIAASDELAPRVVETIQQAASTEAIGDGKIFVLDLASAVRIRTGETGDTAL
- a CDS encoding ammonium transporter produces the protein MIRKMICGAGALGASLFAATTAFAQAAPIKAPTAEQMATMVNKGDNTWMLMSSVLVLLMSIPALALFYGGLVRTKNMLSVLMQVFMIVSVAALVWVCWGYSMAFTGGSPFVGGFSKAFLMGVSASTYAATFSNNVYLPEYTYVIFQMTFACITPALIVGAFAERVKFTPLIIFTVLWLTFIYFPMAHMVWYFAGPDFLSANTSDAGYLYGLGALDFAGGTVVHINAGIAGLVGCLVIGKRVGFGKEATPPHSLTMTMIGASLLWVGWFGFNAGSNLEANGLASLAFINTFVATAAAAVSWSLVEQVKHGKPSMLGAASGAVAGLVAITPASGFAAPMTSIVLGLIVSPICFFFVSTVKNKLKYDDTLDVFGVHCIGGIVGAIGTGIVADPSLGGQGWVDYTVFPSKAGTYDMVAQVITQIKAVVLTLVLSGGGSAILFFALDKTIGLRPSEEAEREGLDITEHGERAYNY
- a CDS encoding TIGR01244 family sulfur transferase → MFRQISQRVWASPQISLADVDAAAAQGITLIINNRPEGESDDQTPGEAIAQAAAAAGMGYVAIPVTHAGFSQAQVTAMAEALKGEGKILAYCRSGTRSTLLWSLAQASLGADLDEVTAQAASAGYDVSPVRPLMDMLAAQAR
- a CDS encoding cold-shock protein; the protein is MGFDRGRRGRGRDKRDGFGEEGFDPFMGGGDRFGGGDRFGGGDRFGGGRDRGGFGGGDRGGFGGGPRGGGFGGGGGGGFGGPRGGGGGMPAQVVGQGKGVVKFFNAQKGFGFIQREDGGEDVFVHISAVERAGLEGLAEGQGLEFTLVDRGGKVSASDLSVVGDVIAVAKREPAAPQRQLTGEKATGTVKFFNAMKGFGFITRDDGQPDAFVHISAVERSGLREINEGDRLEFDIEVDRRGKYSAVNLSPRQG